Proteins co-encoded in one Gimesia sp. genomic window:
- a CDS encoding PA0069 family radical SAM protein, translated as MRHGSHINPPNRFESIYTEPDLEQLEWDDEYLSRPRRIEYLDDQSKSIVTENDSPDLNFRFSVNPYRGCTHGCSYCYARPFHEYLGYNAGLDFETKIMVKRDAPKLFRDFLSRSDWRPELIAFSGITDCYQPAEREFQLTRQCLEVASEANQPVGIVTKNALVVRDLDILQSMAQRSLVNVSLSITTLDPELAREMEPRTSIPAARLRAIRELSAAGVPTKVMVSPIIAGLNDHEIPAILQAAKEAGARSASYIMLRLPLTVEPVFLEWLERTQPTRKERVISRIRQTRDGKLNSAEFGTRIRGTGEISEQIGNLFQVFARKHGLDERLPALDFKQFRPPTTGKGQQWLF; from the coding sequence ATGCGGCACGGTTCTCACATCAATCCCCCCAACCGGTTTGAGTCGATATACACCGAGCCGGATCTGGAGCAGCTGGAATGGGATGACGAATATCTCTCCCGGCCCCGACGGATTGAATACCTGGACGATCAGTCGAAGTCGATCGTGACAGAGAATGATTCGCCCGATCTCAACTTCCGCTTTAGCGTCAATCCATATCGGGGCTGTACGCATGGTTGCAGTTACTGTTATGCACGGCCTTTCCATGAATACCTGGGGTACAACGCGGGGCTGGACTTTGAAACGAAGATCATGGTCAAGCGGGATGCGCCGAAGCTGTTTCGCGACTTTCTGAGCCGCAGCGACTGGCGGCCCGAGTTGATTGCTTTTTCCGGCATCACGGACTGCTATCAGCCCGCGGAACGCGAGTTCCAGCTGACGCGACAATGTCTGGAAGTCGCGTCGGAAGCGAATCAGCCGGTGGGAATCGTCACGAAGAATGCGCTCGTGGTGCGCGATCTGGATATTCTGCAATCGATGGCGCAGCGGTCGCTGGTGAATGTCAGCCTGTCGATCACGACGCTCGATCCCGAGCTGGCCCGCGAGATGGAACCCCGCACCAGTATTCCTGCGGCCCGCTTGCGGGCGATTCGCGAGCTCTCGGCGGCGGGAGTGCCGACGAAGGTGATGGTCTCGCCGATTATTGCCGGCTTGAACGATCATGAAATCCCTGCGATTCTGCAAGCGGCGAAAGAGGCGGGGGCGCGCTCGGCCAGTTATATCATGCTCCGCCTGCCGCTGACGGTGGAGCCGGTGTTCCTGGAATGGTTAGAACGGACGCAACCCACGCGGAAGGAGCGAGTCATCAGCCGGATCCGACAGACACGGGACGGGAAGCTCAACAGCGCCGAGTTCGGCACGCGGATTCGTGGCACCGGTGAGATCTCTGAGCAGATTGGCAATCTGTTTCAGGTCTTCGCGCGCAAGCATGGTCTGGATGAGCGGTTGCCGGCGTTGGACTTTAAACAGTTCCGTCCGCCGACCACGGGCAAAGGACAACAGTGGTTGTTTTGA
- a CDS encoding MoaD/ThiS family protein has protein sequence MARVCFTPNLERHLACAAAEVSGTSVREALDQVFENQQQLRGYVLDDQNRLRQHMVIFIDGKTIVDRVHLSDAVSPDSEIYVMQALSGG, from the coding sequence ATGGCTCGAGTCTGTTTTACCCCCAACCTGGAACGCCACCTGGCCTGCGCTGCAGCGGAGGTCTCCGGTACTTCCGTACGTGAAGCACTGGACCAGGTGTTTGAAAATCAACAGCAGCTAAGGGGTTACGTTCTCGACGACCAGAATCGGCTGCGGCAGCACATGGTGATTTTTATCGACGGCAAAACCATCGTCGACCGGGTTCATCTCAGCGATGCCGTCTCGCCCGACAGTGAAATTTACGTGATGCAGGCACTCTCCGGCGGTTAA
- a CDS encoding redoxin domain-containing protein yields the protein MSLILPASLQRYFLSLTTAAGLFCFSAEPVLSADKTEAKKEKSAETESTAKDSAESDDVLAGHSYHGEVFNEGPRRAAYLMGGTGDVHFDVTVKNPEAQKFLDQGLGQLHGFWYLEAERSFRHAANLDKDCAMAFWGAAMCNLKNEKRAKGFIEEANKRLDKITPREKKYIKALEDYINADKKKSKERNEAYTKALEDLIIEYPDDLEAKAFLAVHLYQSRSASTSYVAAEALLQDIFAKNPMHPAHHYRIHLWDHRKPEMALTSAANCGQSSPGIAHMWHMPGHIYSRLKRYQDAVWQQEASARVDHAHMMRDAVMPDQIHNYAHNNEWLIRNLIFIGRVHDAVDLAKNMISLPQHPKYNTLKKRGSAKYGRMRLLQVLRTYELWDDIIALSQTPYLEPTEEEDEQLNRLRYLGLAYFQSGRAAEGDQVIAQLQKRLETLETEKTKAEADAEQKVKNPEKADDKQTDEKSEPKTDEKKDAKKDEKADSKKKTAPTEKDIKAAKEKAGKPFVARIKKVQKHIDALQGHQAIAAGDFKKGHELLKKAGGADDVYLIVVQWKSGDAEKAEKALRKLIGSHKNEVQPQATLVELLWQSGKKEEAKKEFDKLRKLSATIDLDVPLFTRLAPVAEAAGYAGDWRIENKMASDVGDRPDLKTLGPFRWEPSPAPTWQLKDAKGQLRSSDEFKGKPHVLIFYLGYSCLHCAQQLQAFAPMVKEFEQAGFPLMAISTDDQEGLKTSIKNYDKGDLPIPLFSNSKLDVFKSFHVYDDFEKQPLHGTFIIDAKGNVVWQDISYEPFMDPEFVLKEAKRLLPQHGGKEELSAVSGK from the coding sequence ATGAGTTTGATCCTCCCCGCATCCCTGCAGCGTTATTTCCTCTCCCTGACCACAGCCGCTGGCCTGTTCTGTTTCTCTGCCGAACCCGTGTTGAGCGCTGACAAGACCGAGGCGAAGAAAGAGAAGTCTGCCGAAACCGAGTCGACCGCCAAGGACTCTGCCGAGTCGGACGATGTGCTGGCGGGCCATTCGTATCATGGTGAAGTCTTCAACGAGGGACCGCGGCGGGCGGCTTACCTGATGGGAGGCACGGGCGACGTACACTTCGATGTGACGGTGAAGAATCCGGAAGCACAGAAGTTTCTGGATCAGGGGCTGGGACAGCTGCACGGGTTCTGGTACCTGGAAGCCGAGCGTTCTTTCCGGCATGCAGCCAATCTCGACAAAGACTGTGCGATGGCCTTCTGGGGCGCTGCGATGTGCAACCTGAAAAACGAGAAGCGGGCCAAGGGGTTCATCGAAGAAGCAAACAAACGGCTCGACAAGATCACGCCGCGCGAGAAGAAATATATCAAGGCGCTGGAAGACTACATCAATGCTGACAAGAAAAAGAGCAAGGAACGCAATGAAGCCTATACCAAAGCGCTGGAAGACCTGATCATCGAATATCCCGATGACCTGGAAGCCAAGGCGTTCCTGGCGGTGCACCTGTATCAATCGCGGTCTGCCAGCACGAGCTATGTGGCTGCCGAAGCACTGCTGCAGGACATTTTCGCTAAGAACCCGATGCACCCCGCCCACCACTATCGAATTCATCTGTGGGATCATCGCAAGCCGGAGATGGCGTTGACCTCAGCAGCGAACTGCGGTCAGTCCTCCCCCGGAATCGCCCACATGTGGCACATGCCCGGTCACATTTATTCGCGGCTCAAACGCTACCAGGATGCGGTCTGGCAGCAGGAAGCTTCGGCCCGTGTGGACCACGCCCACATGATGCGGGATGCGGTCATGCCGGACCAGATTCACAACTATGCCCACAACAACGAATGGCTGATCCGCAACCTGATTTTCATTGGTCGCGTGCATGATGCTGTGGATCTGGCGAAGAATATGATCTCACTGCCTCAGCACCCTAAATACAACACACTCAAAAAACGGGGGAGCGCCAAGTACGGACGGATGCGTCTGCTGCAGGTGTTGCGCACCTACGAACTGTGGGACGATATTATCGCACTCAGCCAGACACCTTACCTGGAGCCGACTGAAGAGGAAGACGAACAGCTGAATCGTCTGCGTTACCTGGGACTGGCTTATTTCCAGAGTGGTCGCGCTGCCGAGGGAGATCAGGTGATCGCGCAACTGCAGAAACGGTTAGAGACTCTGGAGACTGAGAAAACCAAAGCGGAGGCCGACGCAGAGCAGAAAGTAAAGAATCCCGAGAAAGCCGACGACAAACAGACGGACGAAAAGTCTGAGCCCAAAACAGACGAGAAAAAAGACGCAAAAAAAGACGAGAAAGCAGATTCCAAAAAGAAAACCGCCCCGACCGAGAAGGACATTAAAGCGGCAAAAGAAAAAGCGGGCAAGCCATTTGTGGCCCGCATCAAGAAAGTCCAGAAACACATCGATGCCCTGCAGGGGCACCAGGCGATCGCAGCGGGTGACTTCAAGAAAGGACACGAGCTGCTGAAGAAAGCGGGTGGTGCCGACGACGTTTACCTGATTGTCGTTCAATGGAAATCAGGCGATGCGGAAAAAGCAGAGAAGGCCCTGCGGAAGCTGATCGGTTCGCATAAGAATGAAGTGCAGCCCCAGGCGACGCTGGTCGAACTGCTCTGGCAGTCCGGCAAGAAGGAAGAGGCGAAGAAAGAGTTTGACAAGCTGAGAAAGCTGTCTGCCACCATCGACCTGGATGTGCCCCTCTTCACTCGACTGGCACCGGTCGCCGAGGCAGCCGGTTATGCCGGAGACTGGCGGATTGAAAACAAAATGGCCAGCGATGTCGGCGATCGACCCGATCTGAAAACCCTGGGACCGTTCCGCTGGGAACCCTCCCCTGCTCCGACCTGGCAGCTCAAAGACGCGAAAGGCCAGCTCCGCAGTTCCGATGAGTTCAAGGGCAAGCCGCATGTGTTGATCTTTTATCTGGGTTACAGCTGTCTGCACTGTGCGCAGCAGTTGCAGGCATTCGCTCCGATGGTCAAGGAGTTCGAGCAGGCCGGTTTCCCGCTGATGGCGATCAGCACTGACGACCAGGAAGGCCTGAAGACATCCATCAAGAATTACGACAAAGGGGATTTACCGATCCCGCTGTTTTCAAACAGCAAGCTGGATGTCTTTAAGTCGTTCCATGTCTACGACGATTTCGAAAAGCAGCCCCTGCACGGCACTTTCATTATCGATGCGAAAGGGAACGTCGTCTGGCAGGACATCAGCTACGAACCGTTTATGGATCCCGAGTTCGTATTGAAGGAAGCCAAACGCCTGCTGCCGCAGCACGGGGGTAAGGAAGAGCTGAGTGCCGTTTCCGGGAAGTGA
- a CDS encoding exo-alpha-sialidase: protein MSARLHVATRKGLFHLKRHSGQWSIGRHDFEGAHVSMSLHDPRNGMTYAALNHGHFGVKLHRSSDQGANWEELTPPAYPEGAVKGADPFTANGEPKPASLNEIWALETGGRDQPDRLWCGTIPGGLFRSDDAGTSWQLVESLWNAPERMQWFGGGKDDPGIHSICVHPKNSQQVAVAISCGGVWVTQDDGATWNCQTTGMFAEYMPPEQADNPNVQDPHRMVQSPSRPDTCWVQHHNGVFRTTDGIQSWHAIEGIQPSKFGFAVAVHPQRPDTAWFVPAVKDENRVPVGGKFVIARTTDGGQTSQVLTKGLPTGKSYDIVYRHALDVDDSGDVLAVGSTTGNLWISEDGGDSWQTISSNLPPIYCVRFAKA, encoded by the coding sequence ATGAGCGCTCGACTGCACGTCGCCACACGCAAAGGTCTGTTTCATCTCAAACGACACTCCGGGCAATGGTCCATCGGTCGACACGATTTCGAAGGCGCCCACGTCTCGATGTCGTTGCATGATCCCCGTAACGGGATGACCTATGCCGCTTTGAACCACGGACATTTCGGCGTGAAACTGCACCGCAGCAGCGACCAGGGAGCGAACTGGGAAGAACTCACACCTCCCGCTTATCCGGAGGGCGCCGTGAAAGGGGCAGACCCGTTTACCGCCAATGGAGAACCGAAGCCCGCCAGCCTGAATGAAATCTGGGCGCTGGAAACCGGGGGCCGCGATCAGCCCGACCGCCTCTGGTGCGGCACCATTCCCGGCGGACTGTTCCGCTCCGACGATGCCGGCACCAGCTGGCAGCTGGTCGAATCATTGTGGAACGCTCCCGAGCGGATGCAATGGTTCGGCGGTGGCAAAGACGACCCCGGCATTCACTCCATCTGCGTGCATCCGAAGAATAGTCAGCAGGTCGCGGTCGCCATCTCCTGTGGCGGCGTCTGGGTGACCCAGGACGACGGTGCCACCTGGAACTGTCAGACCACCGGCATGTTCGCCGAATACATGCCCCCCGAACAGGCCGATAATCCCAATGTACAGGACCCACACCGCATGGTGCAGTCCCCCTCGCGACCGGACACCTGCTGGGTCCAACATCATAACGGCGTGTTTCGCACCACGGACGGCATTCAATCCTGGCACGCCATCGAAGGCATCCAACCTTCGAAATTCGGTTTCGCCGTCGCGGTCCATCCGCAGCGTCCCGATACTGCCTGGTTCGTTCCCGCGGTCAAAGACGAGAACCGCGTTCCCGTTGGAGGCAAGTTCGTCATCGCCCGCACCACGGACGGCGGCCAGACCTCACAGGTCCTCACCAAAGGCCTCCCAACAGGTAAGAGTTACGACATCGTCTACCGCCACGCCCTGGACGTGGATGACAGCGGCGACGTCCTCGCCGTCGGCAGCACCACCGGGAATCTCTGGATCTCAGAAGACGGCGGCGACTCCTGGCAAACCATCTCCAGCAACCTCCCCCCCATCTACTGCGTAAGGTTCGCCAAGGCGTAG